In a single window of the Bacillus clarus genome:
- a CDS encoding isopentenyl transferase family protein yields MKIHITGSTGSGKTTYSKQIAKELNIPRYELDDIHWIRDPKSDTRRPIDEKLALLKEIVIQNDWVIEGVQFKWSDASFEAADVIIVLDVSKIKNRYQIVKRFFKQKLGLENSKYKPSLKALKNMFGWEKDYRTYEKEQLFIKLEPYKEKVYFIKSQKDREDVMKKLINEKKKSS; encoded by the coding sequence ATGAAAATACACATTACAGGTTCTACTGGAAGTGGTAAAACAACGTATTCCAAACAAATAGCTAAAGAATTGAATATTCCTCGATATGAATTAGATGATATCCATTGGATTCGTGATCCAAAAAGTGATACACGTCGTCCAATTGATGAGAAACTAGCTTTATTAAAAGAAATTGTTATTCAAAACGATTGGGTTATTGAAGGTGTACAGTTTAAATGGTCTGATGCCAGTTTTGAAGCGGCAGATGTAATCATTGTACTGGACGTATCCAAAATAAAAAATCGTTACCAAATTGTCAAACGATTTTTTAAACAAAAGTTAGGACTTGAGAATTCTAAATATAAGCCGTCTTTAAAAGCGTTAAAAAATATGTTTGGGTGGGAAAAAGATTATCGAACATACGAGAAGGAACAATTATTTATTAAGTTGGAGCCATATAAAGAGAAAGTATATTTTATCAAATCTCAAAAAGACAGGGAAGATGTAATGAAGAAATTAATAAATGAAAAGAAAAAGAGCAGCTAG
- a CDS encoding GNAT family N-acetyltransferase, which produces MKNINEVQKLETKRILLRKLELQDLDNLFQVYSDPQTTTYVPREVHKTKDETRILLENMIETNKKRKSFIWSILLKENQKVIGTCGIWKQLHNSASLGAVIGPVYWGKGLIVEVLEEVIKFGFQELDLNRIEGRCDVRNIASERVMLKLKMTYEGTLRQNVIIDDRCCDSKVYSLLKDEYYKF; this is translated from the coding sequence ATGAAAAATATAAATGAGGTACAAAAATTGGAAACGAAGCGAATTTTACTAAGAAAACTAGAGTTACAGGATTTAGACAATTTATTTCAAGTCTATTCGGATCCTCAAACAACTACATATGTACCTAGAGAAGTACACAAAACTAAAGATGAAACTCGAATTTTGTTAGAAAATATGATTGAAACAAATAAGAAGAGGAAATCTTTTATTTGGTCCATCCTTTTAAAGGAAAACCAAAAAGTGATTGGCACCTGTGGTATCTGGAAACAACTACATAATAGCGCCTCTTTAGGGGCTGTTATTGGTCCGGTGTATTGGGGAAAGGGACTTATTGTTGAAGTTTTAGAAGAAGTAATAAAGTTTGGCTTTCAAGAATTAGATCTGAATCGTATTGAAGGAAGATGTGATGTAAGGAATATAGCTTCTGAACGAGTTATGCTAAAGTTAAAGATGACATACGAAGGGACATTGAGACAAAACGTAATAATTGATGATAGGTGTTGTGATTCCAAGGTATATTCTCTTTTAAAAGATGAGTATTATAAATTTTGA
- a CDS encoding peptidylprolyl isomerase PrsA: MKKRRIFMGTILTCMALALSACGSSENIASSKVGNVTEKELNKELKQTYGQRTLYQMMLNKALLDKYKVSDEEAKKQVEAAKNQMGDSFKTALAQTGLKNEDELKERMKPEIALEKAVKATVTEKDVKANHKPEIKVSHILVGDEKTAKEVKDKLNNGEDFAALAKEYSEDTGSKEQGGEVPNFAPGKTVKEFEDAAYKLDAGQVSDPIKSSLGYHIIKVTDKKELKPFDEVKDQIRKDLEQQRLQDQTGKWKQQVIDEVLKDADIKVSDKDFKDTFKEIEKK, encoded by the coding sequence TTGAAGAAAAGAAGAATTTTTATGGGAACCATTTTAACTTGTATGGCACTGGCCTTATCTGCTTGTGGTTCTTCAGAAAACATTGCATCATCCAAGGTGGGGAATGTTACAGAAAAAGAATTAAATAAAGAGTTAAAACAAACATATGGACAACGTACTTTATATCAAATGATGTTAAATAAAGCATTGCTAGATAAATATAAGGTTTCGGACGAAGAAGCTAAAAAACAAGTAGAAGCAGCGAAAAATCAAATGGGTGATAGTTTTAAAACTGCTTTAGCGCAAACAGGACTTAAAAATGAAGATGAATTAAAAGAAAGAATGAAACCAGAAATTGCACTTGAGAAAGCTGTGAAGGCAACGGTAACAGAAAAAGATGTGAAAGCAAACCATAAGCCAGAAATAAAAGTGAGTCATATTTTGGTAGGAGATGAAAAGACAGCTAAAGAAGTAAAAGATAAATTGAATAATGGGGAAGATTTTGCAGCGTTAGCTAAAGAATATTCGGAAGATACTGGTTCAAAAGAACAGGGCGGTGAAGTACCTAATTTTGCACCTGGTAAAACAGTAAAAGAATTCGAAGATGCTGCATATAAATTAGATGCAGGGCAAGTGAGTGATCCTATTAAATCCTCTTTGGGCTACCATATTATTAAAGTAACAGATAAAAAAGAATTGAAACCTTTTGATGAAGTAAAGGATCAAATTCGTAAAGATTTGGAGCAACAACGTTTACAAGATCAAACTGGTAAATGGAAACAGCAAGTTATTGATGAAGTATTGAAGGATGCTGATATTAAAGTATCGGATAAAGATTTTAAAGATACATTTAAAGAAATAGAGAAAAAATAA
- a CDS encoding ABC transporter permease: MYYYYCKYCNSYKEKHHDCHKKSSKCYDEYDGYYEKCDKKHEEKPCVNVKVECCSDDKLYNLVRASAFRARNTMTQNVPVNTFVKVLFQNEQFDLANEYNPATSIFSPRTRGVYSVLGTIGFLPNNTNLNYRARVEIRVNGNFAIAIDNDFFGPINFGNVVNVSTILQLEAGDQVEIFAQSSIAGVIDTSAGVTHFEAARFPSPTA; encoded by the coding sequence TTGTATTATTACTATTGTAAATATTGTAATAGTTACAAAGAGAAACATCATGATTGTCATAAAAAAAGCAGTAAATGTTATGACGAATATGATGGATATTATGAAAAATGCGATAAAAAGCATGAGGAAAAACCTTGTGTCAATGTAAAAGTGGAGTGTTGTTCTGATGATAAGCTGTATAATCTTGTAAGAGCATCTGCTTTTAGAGCGAGAAATACAATGACTCAAAATGTTCCCGTTAATACTTTTGTCAAAGTTTTATTCCAAAATGAACAATTTGATTTAGCAAATGAATATAATCCAGCTACATCCATCTTTAGCCCACGAACTAGAGGGGTATATTCTGTTCTTGGAACAATCGGTTTTTTACCAAATAATACTAACTTAAATTATAGAGCAAGGGTAGAAATTCGTGTGAATGGAAATTTTGCTATTGCAATAGATAACGATTTTTTTGGCCCAATAAATTTTGGAAATGTAGTTAACGTCTCTACGATACTTCAATTAGAAGCAGGAGATCAGGTAGAAATTTTTGCTCAGAGTAGTATTGCTGGGGTTATTGATACATCTGCGGGTGTTACACACTTTGAAGCAGCGAGATTTCCATCTCCAACTGCATAA
- a CDS encoding glycoside hydrolase family 25 protein, whose protein sequence is MGYIVDISKWNGNINWDVAALQLDLVIARVQDGSTTVDSMYQSYTVEMKKRGIPFGNYAFCRFVSIADARKEAQDFWNRGDKTAKFWVSDIEIQTMGDMQGGTQAFIDELRRLGAKKVGLYVGHHTYISFGARNIVADFTWIPRYGGNKPAYPCDLWQYTDTGNVPGIGKCDLNQLIGDKPLSWFVTSNQSVQIGSENSGQRNGIGVAVSKYADGYGVNLYENPANPQFTGRITKKIPYLILSGYWGGADKDMVCLGNEKQWVYLKHFDVQWFYAYSKYPPGYEIHTFDGPNGNDTGAVDGRVPYRVWNHQNGYVDIGKNTWIKEEHINIK, encoded by the coding sequence ATGGGATATATTGTAGATATTTCAAAGTGGAATGGTAATATCAATTGGGATGTAGCGGCTCTGCAATTAGATTTAGTTATTGCTAGAGTACAAGATGGTTCCACTACAGTAGATTCTATGTATCAAAGTTATACAGTTGAAATGAAAAAGCGAGGTATTCCCTTTGGTAACTATGCTTTTTGCCGTTTCGTTTCTATCGCAGATGCTAGAAAAGAGGCACAAGATTTTTGGAATCGTGGTGATAAAACAGCTAAGTTCTGGGTATCCGATATAGAGATTCAAACGATGGGAGATATGCAAGGTGGTACACAAGCATTTATCGATGAATTGCGTCGGTTAGGTGCTAAAAAAGTTGGATTGTATGTAGGGCATCACACTTATATATCGTTTGGGGCGCGGAATATAGTAGCTGATTTTACATGGATCCCACGCTATGGGGGAAACAAGCCAGCATATCCATGTGATCTTTGGCAATACACTGATACTGGAAATGTACCTGGTATTGGGAAATGTGATTTGAATCAATTAATTGGAGATAAGCCACTTTCTTGGTTTGTAACTTCAAATCAATCGGTTCAAATTGGTAGTGAAAATTCAGGACAACGAAATGGTATTGGTGTCGCCGTTTCGAAATATGCGGATGGCTATGGCGTGAATTTATATGAAAATCCTGCGAACCCACAATTTACTGGACGCATTACGAAAAAAATTCCGTATTTAATTTTAAGTGGATATTGGGGTGGCGCTGATAAGGATATGGTTTGTTTAGGTAATGAGAAACAGTGGGTATATTTGAAACACTTTGATGTACAGTGGTTCTATGCTTATTCGAAATATCCTCCTGGTTATGAAATTCACACATTTGATGGACCAAACGGAAATGATACAGGTGCAGTTGATGGCAGGGTTCCTTATCGAGTTTGGAATCATCAGAATGGGTATGTAGATATAGGGAAGAATACATGGATAAAAGAAGAACATATAAATATTAAATAA